A DNA window from Anastrepha ludens isolate Willacy chromosome 6, idAnaLude1.1, whole genome shotgun sequence contains the following coding sequences:
- the LOC128865823 gene encoding multidrug resistance protein homolog 49, with product MVSRSYSVSEHGPIEPGGNFKKSVPLPGPKDFQAETQNGSQKKYSYLELFRYTTIWDRLLIVCGTVIASIASICIPYNMIIYAEFTTLLIDRDVANGTSTSAPLLSIFGGGRKLTNASLEENMQAVREDSLAFMLGTVAGIIVLMILLALSVNIINSVALRQISKIRKLFLESILRQDMTWYDTSSSNTFANKMAEDLSKMKDGMGEKLAIFVFLVMTFVAGVIFSFIYGWLLTLVVLTCGPFIIISTALVAKIQSTFSEKELKAYSDAGAVAEEVFSGIRTVFAFSGERKETERFAKLLVPAELTGRKKGLYSGIGAGLMWFIIYIAYAIAIWYGIQLILKYRYEDEKLYTTASLVIVLFSIIMGAQNLGFSLPHVESFSTATGAAQYIFATIDRVSQIDPFDESGDKLKHVAGNISFENLHFSYPARPDIQVLRGFSLQVKAGQTVAIVGSSGCGKSTTLQLFQRFYDAPTGCVRLDGRDTRELNVGWLRSQIGVVGQEPVLFATTIRENIRHGKPTATQEEIEQAARMANCHDFIVKLPNGYDTMVGERGAQMSGGQKQRIAIARALVRKPKILLLDEATSALDPTSERRVQDALDLVSQGRTTLVVSHRLSTVTNADLIVFVKDGVVVEQGTHEELMHSEGLYCKLVMISKHKTEEEALANTSNTVRQRKQQLKVLVDSDEEGDSSLDEADAESMAGKKKSKKKKIHVEKDKITFVQLMKMNAPEWRYLLIGCIASMLHGATFPTWAVLFGEFFGIMSDPDDAYITKQSILFSMLFIVIGTVAGVGSLLQSYMFTAAGAKMTSRLRHDAFKAIISQEVAYFDDERNSVGALCARLAGDCSNVQGATGSRIGIIVQAVSTLAIGVVISFIYSWKLALVTLVTVPIVCVSIYFEARFMEASTNTERLAIENASRVAVEAIANIRTVTSLGLEREVLLRYCAQIDKANNACRQKVRFRGLVFGLGQTAPFISYGISLYYGGILVADREVPYQDIIKVSEGLIYGSWMLGQALSYAPDVNAGVLSAGRLLKLFQRVPTMHNPIEKPYTTPMKSEGDITYENIDFHYPNRKTLPILQNLNLNIKGGTTVALVGPSGSGKSTCVQLLLRYYDPVRGTVNLSGVPTTEFSFDMLRSGMGLVSQEPVLFDRSIAENIAYGNNFRDDIPMAEIIEAAKKSNIHEFISSLPQGYNSRLGSKGAQLSGGQKQRIAIARAMVRNPKILILDEATSALDMESEKVVQEALDAARSGRTCLTIAHRLTTVRNADLIYVLKKGCVIEKGSHEELMALNGMYAELYMMQQVA from the exons atggttagCCGCAGCTATAGCGTCTCAGAACACGGTCCCATAGAGCCAGGGGGTAATTTCAAGAAGTCGGTCCCATTACCAGGTCCGAAGGACTTTCAGGCTGAAACACAGAa CGGATCACAAAAGAAATACTCATACTTGGAGCTG TTCCGCTACACTACAATATGGGATCGCTTGCTTATAGTTTGCGGTACTGTTATAGCCTCAATAGCTTCAATATGTATACCATACAATATGATCATCTACGCTGAGTTTACGACATTGCTCATAGATCGCGACGTTGCTAATGGAACATCCACATCAGCACCGCTTTTGAGCATTTTCGGTGGTGGCAGAAAGCT taCGAATGCGAGCCTCGAAGAAAATATGCAAGCAGTTAGAGAGGATTCGTTAGCTTTTATGTTAGGCACCGTTGCTGGGATTATAGTGCTGATGATACTTTTGGCACTGTCAGTCAATATCATAAATAGTGTAGCACTCAGACAG ATATCGAAAATTCGCAAGTTGTTTTTGGAATCAATATTACGTCAAGATATGACTTGGTACGACACTTCCTCGAGCAATACATTCGCCAATAAGATGGCTGA GGACTTGAGTAAAATGAAGGATGGCATGGGCGAAAAATTGGCGATTTTTGTATTCCTTGTAATGACCTTCGTTGCAGgggttattttctcttttatctaTGGCTGGCTTTTAACATTGGTAGTACTTACCTGTGGCCCATTCATAATTATTTCTACTGCACTGGTTGCCAAAATCCAAAGCACATTCTCAGAAAAGGAACTGAAGGCTTACTCAGATGCTGGCGCCGTCGCCGAGGAGGTTTTCTCGGGCATACGTACCGTCTTCGCATTTAGCGGTGAACGCAAGGAAACTGAACGATTCGCCAAGCTATTGGTGCCAGCTGAACTGACTGGTCGGAAGAAGGGTTTATATTCTGGCATTGGCGCCGGCCTTATGTGGTTTATTATTTATATCGCCTATGCAATTGCTATTTGGTATGGTATCCAACTGATATTAAAGTACCGTTATGAGGATGAAAAGCTCTATACCACTGCCTCATTAGTGATTGTGTTGTTCAGTATTATAATGGGTGCACAGAATCTAGGCTTCTCATTGCCACATGTGGAGTCCTTCTCAACGGCAACAGGTGCTGCACAATATATCTTTGCCACCATCGACCGAGTTTCGCAAATTGATCCATTCGATGAAAGTGGCGACAAATTGAAACATGTTGCAGGGAACATAAGTTTTGAAAACTTACATTTCAGTTATCCAGCACGGCCCGATATACAAGTGCTCCGTGGTTTCTCGTTGCAAGTGAAGGCAGGCCAAACAGTTGCGATAGTGGGTTCATCTGGTTGCGGCAAATCAACAACTCTCCAATTGTTCCAGCGCTTCTATGATGCGCCCACTGGCTGTGTGCGTTTGGATGGACGCGATACACGTGAGCTCAATGTAGGCTGGCTGCGTTCTCAGATTGGTGTTGTCGGTCAAGAACCAGTGCTGTTCGCTACAACAATTCGCGAGAATATACGTCACGGCAAGCCGACAGCTACGCAAGAGGAGATAGAGCAGGCCGCACGTATGGCGAATTGTCACGACTTCATCGTCAAATTGCCAAATGGTTATGACACAATGGTGGGTGAGCGTGGCGCACAAATGTCTGGCGGCCAAAAACAACGTATAGCCATTGCACGTGCGCTTGTACGTAAACCAAAGATATTGCTTTTAGATGAAGCAACTTCGGCACTAGATCCCACATCGGAGCGTCGAGTGCAAGATGCACTCGATTTAGTGAGCCAAGGACGTACTACGCTTGTGGTTTCACATCGTCTTTCGACGGTGACAAACGCCGACTTAATTGTGTTCGTGAAAGATGGTGTTGTGGTCGAGCAAGGAACTCACGAGGAACTTATGCACTCAGAAGGACTGTACTGTAAGTTGGTAATGATATCGAAACACAAAACAGAGGAAGAAGCATTGGCGAATACCTCGAATACAGTACGACAGCGCAAACAGCAACTGAAGGTACTGGTCGATTCCGACGAAGAGGGTGATTCGAGCTTGGATGAAGCAGACGCTGAGAGTATGGCGGGCAAAA agaaatcgaaaaaaaagaaaatccatGTAGAAAAAGATAAAATCACTTTTGTACAGCTGATGAAAATGAATGCGCCTGAATGGCGTTACCTTCTAATCGGCTGCATAGCGTCCATGTTGCACGGCGCTACATTTCCCACATGGGCTGTGCTCTTTGGCGAATTCTTTGGA ATAATGTCCGACCCCGATGATGCTTATATCACAAAGCAATCTATTTTGTTTTCCATGCTGTTTATCGTCATCGGCACAGTAGCGGGTGTTGGCTCCCTCCTGCAATCCTATATGTTCACAGCAGCGGGTGCAAAAATGACTTCTCGCCTACGACATGATGCTTTCAAGGCGATAATTAGCCAGGAAGTCGCCTATTTCGATGACGAACGTAATTCGGTGGGTGCACTGTGTGCTCGGCTTGCTGGTGATTGCTCGAATGTGCAGGGTGCAACAGGTTCGCGCATCGGTATTATTGTGCAAGCTGTCTCCACCCTTGCCATTGGCGTGGTTATATCATTCATTTATTCGTGGAAATTGGCGCTGGTGACTTTGGTGACGGTGCCAATCGTGTGCGTGTCTATATATTTCGAAGCAAGATTCATGGAAGCAAGTACGAACACCGAGAGATTAGCCATAGAGAACGCTTCACGTGTAGCAGTGGAAGCTATCGCGAATATACGCACAGTAACAAGTTTGGGACTGGAACGCGAAGTATTATTGCGATATTGTGCGCAAATTGACAAAGCTAATAACGCTTGTCGCCAAAAGGTGCGCTTCCGTGGATTGGTGTTTGGTTTGGGACAGACCGCGCCGTTCATATCGTATGGTATTTCTTTGTATTACGGCGGTATTTTAGTTGCGGACCGGGAAGTACCTTATCAGGATATTATAAA GGTTTCCGAAGGTCTCATATACGGCTCATGGATGCTTGGTCAGGCCTTATCCTATGCGCCTGATGTAAATGCTGGTGTGCTTTCAGCTGGACGCCTCTTGAAATTATTTCAACGTGTGCCCACTATGCACAATCCAATAGAAAAACCTTATACCACGCCTATG AAATCTGAAGGTGACATTACTTACGAAAACATCGACTTTCACTACCCCAACCGCAAAACCCTACCCATTTTGCAAAatcttaatttaaatattaaaggcGGCACCACAGTGGCATTAGTTGGACCTTCAGGCTCTGGCAAGTCTACCTGCGTTCAGCTGTTGTTGCGTTATTATGACCCAGTCAGGGGTACAGTGAATCTTAGTGGTGTTCCAACCACAGAATTCTCATTCGATATGTTGCGTTCTGGCATGGGCCTAGTTTCACAAGAACCAGTTTTATTCGATCGCTCAATCGCCGAGAATATCGCTTATGGCAACAACTTCCGCGATGATATACCAATGGCGGAAATTATCGAAGCGgccaaaaaatcaaatatacatGAGTTTATCAGCTCCTTACCCCAGGGTTACAACTCTCGATTGGGTAGCAAAGGCGCGCAACTATCGGGTGGTCAGAAACAGCGTATTGCCATTGCGCGTGCCATGGTGCGCAATCCCAAAATATTGATCTTGGATGAGGCTACATCGGCGTTGGATATGGAGAGCGAGAAAGTGGTACAGGAAGCGTTAGATGCGGCACGTAGCGGACGCACGTGCCTAACCATTGCACATCGCCTGACCACAGTTCGTAATGCGGATCTGATTTATGTACTGAAAAAAGGGTGTGTGATCGAGAAGGGTAGCCATGAGGAGTTGATGGCACTGAATGGCATGTATGCAGAGCTATACATGATGCAGCAGGTAGCTTAA
- the LOC128867668 gene encoding uncharacterized protein LOC128867668 isoform X1 — protein sequence MGATTSVEYGAVIKYDNSWVHSSPYQPVPPFAVIGGHDCDGSPIYVGRSYHEGDNLPAKVVPSKGTAYVCWGGQEITKSHYEILVGQGYAWVPCYGGSVPPNAVRTGTTRMGEPLYVGRGHHANSLTVGKIHPSHGCLYIPFGGHEVRIGTYEVLIKQTTDQWVPATPNYAPPNAVAAGYDTDRAPIYVARAMHEGYKWVHSSAYASLPPNAVEGGNDFDGDTIYVGRTFHNGDTLVAKIVPKKQIAFISWRGEAIPKDHFEVLCGTNLIWRQCYDHIIPENAVLCGKTALGQPVYIGRGHYEGSLSVGKVSSVHRALFIPFKNAERRLESYEILVAQKRDEGWAFNETPPPPPIEDVKPVLPVPPIEDLKPYTPPQDVKPPLGPPAITPLPMPMPPPHGPPSISDPYSAQAPPPPPHCDPPPPYQSIGVPVYPPSTPRYPPIPPSYPSGSIQQQSDTWVVSSANYTPPNAVHAGHDTDLSPILVCRCFHNGDLLPGKAIPSRACAYVSYEGREIPKSNFEILIGEGYDWVPASDGMLAPGAIEAGRAANGEPLFVGRAYYCGSLTPGKIQPSHRALYIAFGGYERRITNYEVLVRRNDYYRDEAIKICY from the exons ATGG GCGCTACAACTTCGGTGGAGTACGGTGCTGTTATCAAATACG ATAACAGTTGGGTACATTCCTCACCATATCAACCAGTTCCACCATTCGCAGTAATTGGTGGTCACGACTGTGATGGCAGCCCCATCTATGTTGGGCGTTCATATCATGAAGGAGACAATCTACCAGCCAAAGTAGTGCCCAGCAAGGGTACAGCTTATGTTTGCTGGGGTGGCCAAGAAATCACAAAATCACACTATGAAATACTGGTAGGTCAGGGCTACGCTTGGGTACCTTGCTATGGTGGCTCTGTGCCACCCAACGCAGTACGCACTGGCACTACGCGCATGGGTGAGCCATTGTACGTGGGACGCGGTCACCATGCCAACAGCTTGACAGTCGGTAAGATACATCCATCGCATGGCTGCTTGTACATACCGTTTGGTGGACATGAAGTGCGGATCGGTACATATGAAGTGCTCATCAAGCAGACCACAGATCAGTGGGTGCCCGCAACGCCCAATTATGCACCACCTAACGCCGTGGCGGCTGGCTACGATACCGATCGCGCTCCGATATATGTGGCTCGCGCTATGCATGAAG gCTATAAATGGGTGCATTCGTCCGCTTACGCTTCCCTTCCTCCAAATGCCGTAGAGGGTGGTAACGATTTCGATGGCGACACCATCTATGTCGGGCGCACTTTTCACAATGGCGATACGCTCGTAGCCAAAATTGTGCCTAAGAAACAAATTGCTTTCATATCGTGGCGCGGTGAAGCCATTCCAAAGGATCATTTCGAAGTGCTTTGTGGCACAAATCTCATCTGGCGTCAATGTTACGATCATATTATTCCCGAGAATGCTGTACTCTGTGGCAAAACAGCGCTGGGTCAACCTGTTTATATTGGACGCGGCCATTATGAAGGCAGCTTAAGTGTCGGTAAAGTGTCTTCGGTTCATCGCGCCTTATTCATACCTTTCAAAAATGCGGAACGTCGTTTGGAGTCTTACGAGATACTGGTAGCACAGAAACGTGATGAGGGTTGGGCTTTTAATGAGACACCACCCCCACCCCCAATAGAGGATGTAAAACCTGTATTACCAGTACCGCCGATTGAGGATTTGAAACCCTATACACCGCCGCAAGATGTTAAACCTCCATTGGGACCGCCAGCAATTACCCCATTGCCAATGCCAATGCCACCACCACATGGACCGCCATCCATAAGTGATCCATATAGCGCACAGGCACCACCCCCACCACCGCATTGCGATCCACCACCACCTTACCAATCAATCGGAGTTCCTGTTTACCCACCAAGCACGCCAAGGTATCCCCCTATACCACCCAGTTATCCATCTGGCAGTATTCAACAACAATCTGATACTTGGGTTGTCTCGAGCGCTAACTATACACCACCAAATGCAGTACATGCCGGACACGATACTGATCTTTCGCCAATTTTGGTCTGTCGTTGCTTTCACAACGGCGATTTGTTACCCGGAAAAGCAATACCGAGTCGCGCTTGCGCTTATGTCTCGTATGAGGGTCGGGAAATACCCAAGTCCAACTTCGAGATTCTGATCGGTGAGGGTTATGATTGGGTGCCGGCATCGGATGGCATGTTAGCACCGGGCGCAATAGAAGCTGGGCGCGCTGCCAATGGTGAGCCTTTGTTTGTGGGTAGGGCTTACTATTGTGGCAGTCTTACTCCTGGTAAAATTCAACCTTCACATCGGGCACTATATATTGCTTTTGGTGGTTATGAGAGGCGTATTACGAACTATGAAGTGCTGGTGCGCCGTAACGACTACTATCGAGACGAAGCGATAAAGATCTGCTATTGA
- the LOC128867668 gene encoding uncharacterized protein LOC128867668 isoform X2: protein MDNSWVHSSPYQPVPPFAVIGGHDCDGSPIYVGRSYHEGDNLPAKVVPSKGTAYVCWGGQEITKSHYEILVGQGYAWVPCYGGSVPPNAVRTGTTRMGEPLYVGRGHHANSLTVGKIHPSHGCLYIPFGGHEVRIGTYEVLIKQTTDQWVPATPNYAPPNAVAAGYDTDRAPIYVARAMHEGYKWVHSSAYASLPPNAVEGGNDFDGDTIYVGRTFHNGDTLVAKIVPKKQIAFISWRGEAIPKDHFEVLCGTNLIWRQCYDHIIPENAVLCGKTALGQPVYIGRGHYEGSLSVGKVSSVHRALFIPFKNAERRLESYEILVAQKRDEGWAFNETPPPPPIEDVKPVLPVPPIEDLKPYTPPQDVKPPLGPPAITPLPMPMPPPHGPPSISDPYSAQAPPPPPHCDPPPPYQSIGVPVYPPSTPRYPPIPPSYPSGSIQQQSDTWVVSSANYTPPNAVHAGHDTDLSPILVCRCFHNGDLLPGKAIPSRACAYVSYEGREIPKSNFEILIGEGYDWVPASDGMLAPGAIEAGRAANGEPLFVGRAYYCGSLTPGKIQPSHRALYIAFGGYERRITNYEVLVRRNDYYRDEAIKICY, encoded by the exons ATGG ATAACAGTTGGGTACATTCCTCACCATATCAACCAGTTCCACCATTCGCAGTAATTGGTGGTCACGACTGTGATGGCAGCCCCATCTATGTTGGGCGTTCATATCATGAAGGAGACAATCTACCAGCCAAAGTAGTGCCCAGCAAGGGTACAGCTTATGTTTGCTGGGGTGGCCAAGAAATCACAAAATCACACTATGAAATACTGGTAGGTCAGGGCTACGCTTGGGTACCTTGCTATGGTGGCTCTGTGCCACCCAACGCAGTACGCACTGGCACTACGCGCATGGGTGAGCCATTGTACGTGGGACGCGGTCACCATGCCAACAGCTTGACAGTCGGTAAGATACATCCATCGCATGGCTGCTTGTACATACCGTTTGGTGGACATGAAGTGCGGATCGGTACATATGAAGTGCTCATCAAGCAGACCACAGATCAGTGGGTGCCCGCAACGCCCAATTATGCACCACCTAACGCCGTGGCGGCTGGCTACGATACCGATCGCGCTCCGATATATGTGGCTCGCGCTATGCATGAAG gCTATAAATGGGTGCATTCGTCCGCTTACGCTTCCCTTCCTCCAAATGCCGTAGAGGGTGGTAACGATTTCGATGGCGACACCATCTATGTCGGGCGCACTTTTCACAATGGCGATACGCTCGTAGCCAAAATTGTGCCTAAGAAACAAATTGCTTTCATATCGTGGCGCGGTGAAGCCATTCCAAAGGATCATTTCGAAGTGCTTTGTGGCACAAATCTCATCTGGCGTCAATGTTACGATCATATTATTCCCGAGAATGCTGTACTCTGTGGCAAAACAGCGCTGGGTCAACCTGTTTATATTGGACGCGGCCATTATGAAGGCAGCTTAAGTGTCGGTAAAGTGTCTTCGGTTCATCGCGCCTTATTCATACCTTTCAAAAATGCGGAACGTCGTTTGGAGTCTTACGAGATACTGGTAGCACAGAAACGTGATGAGGGTTGGGCTTTTAATGAGACACCACCCCCACCCCCAATAGAGGATGTAAAACCTGTATTACCAGTACCGCCGATTGAGGATTTGAAACCCTATACACCGCCGCAAGATGTTAAACCTCCATTGGGACCGCCAGCAATTACCCCATTGCCAATGCCAATGCCACCACCACATGGACCGCCATCCATAAGTGATCCATATAGCGCACAGGCACCACCCCCACCACCGCATTGCGATCCACCACCACCTTACCAATCAATCGGAGTTCCTGTTTACCCACCAAGCACGCCAAGGTATCCCCCTATACCACCCAGTTATCCATCTGGCAGTATTCAACAACAATCTGATACTTGGGTTGTCTCGAGCGCTAACTATACACCACCAAATGCAGTACATGCCGGACACGATACTGATCTTTCGCCAATTTTGGTCTGTCGTTGCTTTCACAACGGCGATTTGTTACCCGGAAAAGCAATACCGAGTCGCGCTTGCGCTTATGTCTCGTATGAGGGTCGGGAAATACCCAAGTCCAACTTCGAGATTCTGATCGGTGAGGGTTATGATTGGGTGCCGGCATCGGATGGCATGTTAGCACCGGGCGCAATAGAAGCTGGGCGCGCTGCCAATGGTGAGCCTTTGTTTGTGGGTAGGGCTTACTATTGTGGCAGTCTTACTCCTGGTAAAATTCAACCTTCACATCGGGCACTATATATTGCTTTTGGTGGTTATGAGAGGCGTATTACGAACTATGAAGTGCTGGTGCGCCGTAACGACTACTATCGAGACGAAGCGATAAAGATCTGCTATTGA
- the LOC128867668 gene encoding uncharacterized protein LOC128867668 isoform X3 has translation MGATTSVEYGAVIKYDNSWVHSSPYQPVPPFAVIGGHDCDGSPIYVGRSYHEGDNLPAKVVPSKGTAYVCWGGQEITKSHYEILVGQGYAWVPCYGGSVPPNAVRTGTTRMGEPLYVGRGHHANSLTVGKIHPSHGCLYIPFGGHEVRIGTYEVLIKQTTDQWVPATPNYAPPNAVAAGYDTDRAPIYVARAMHEGELLPAKFVPNKNCAYVCCGGYEINKISFDVLCGMGYSWVHVYNHAIPPNAVFSGVGRNGQRLYVGRGHHHGSLTPGLVSQIQRCLFIPYGGREIRVDSYEVLCRQ, from the exons ATGG GCGCTACAACTTCGGTGGAGTACGGTGCTGTTATCAAATACG ATAACAGTTGGGTACATTCCTCACCATATCAACCAGTTCCACCATTCGCAGTAATTGGTGGTCACGACTGTGATGGCAGCCCCATCTATGTTGGGCGTTCATATCATGAAGGAGACAATCTACCAGCCAAAGTAGTGCCCAGCAAGGGTACAGCTTATGTTTGCTGGGGTGGCCAAGAAATCACAAAATCACACTATGAAATACTGGTAGGTCAGGGCTACGCTTGGGTACCTTGCTATGGTGGCTCTGTGCCACCCAACGCAGTACGCACTGGCACTACGCGCATGGGTGAGCCATTGTACGTGGGACGCGGTCACCATGCCAACAGCTTGACAGTCGGTAAGATACATCCATCGCATGGCTGCTTGTACATACCGTTTGGTGGACATGAAGTGCGGATCGGTACATATGAAGTGCTCATCAAGCAGACCACAGATCAGTGGGTGCCCGCAACGCCCAATTATGCACCACCTAACGCCGTGGCGGCTGGCTACGATACCGATCGCGCTCCGATATATGTGGCTCGCGCTATGCATGAAGGTGAGCTGCTGCCCGCTAAATTTGTTCCCAACAAAAATTGTGCATACGTCTGCTGTGGCGGCTACGAAATCAATAAGATCTCGTTCGACGTCCTCTGCGGAATGGGCTACAGTTGGGTTCACGTGTACAATCACGCTATCCCTCCTAATGCTGTATTCAGCGGCGTTGGACGCAATGGCCAACGTTTATACGTCGGACGTGGTCACCACCACGGCAGTTTGACGCCTGGTCTAGTTTCACAGATACAACGTTGCCTCTTCATTCCATATGGGGGGCGCGAAATTCGCGTCGACTCCTACGAGGTTCTCTGCcgtcaataa